A genomic window from Candidatus Omnitrophota bacterium includes:
- the rfbA gene encoding glucose-1-phosphate thymidylyltransferase RfbA produces MKGIILAGGKATRLYPITKSISKQLLPIYDKPMIYYPLSVLMLAGIKDILIISTPEALGSFKALLGDGKDLGIDLSYAAQPKPGGIGQAFLIGEEYIAGENVCLVLGDNLFYGDHLSMALQKATKKKQGATIFGYLVNNPEEYGVIALDKNKKVISIEEKPKKPKSHWVVTGLYFYDQDIVKIAKNTKPSKRGEIEITDINKAYLKRKNLDVQFLGRGCAWLDTGTYESLIEASLFIKTIQERQGLKIGCIEEVAYRMKFISREQLEKLSRGFKTEYGSYLKRLAQGDK; encoded by the coding sequence ATGAAGGGAATTATTTTAGCTGGAGGTAAAGCCACACGACTGTACCCGATTACAAAAAGTATTTCCAAGCAACTTCTTCCTATTTACGACAAACCAATGATTTATTATCCTTTGTCTGTTTTGATGTTAGCGGGCATCAAAGATATTCTGATTATTTCTACTCCAGAGGCCTTGGGTAGTTTTAAGGCTCTTTTGGGAGATGGAAAAGACTTAGGAATAGATTTAAGTTATGCAGCGCAGCCAAAACCAGGGGGCATTGGACAAGCCTTTCTTATTGGAGAAGAGTATATTGCCGGAGAAAATGTTTGTCTTGTTTTAGGAGATAATCTTTTTTATGGAGATCATCTTTCGATGGCTCTTCAAAAGGCGACAAAGAAAAAACAAGGAGCGACTATTTTTGGATATCTCGTTAATAACCCAGAAGAATATGGGGTGATCGCTCTGGATAAAAATAAAAAAGTTATTTCGATTGAAGAAAAACCAAAAAAACCAAAATCTCATTGGGTGGTCACGGGACTTTATTTTTATGATCAAGACATCGTAAAAATTGCTAAAAATACAAAGCCATCTAAAAGAGGCGAGATAGAGATTACGGATATTAACAAGGCGTATTTAAAGCGTAAAAATTTAGATGTTCAGTTTCTAGGGCGAGGATGTGCCTGGTTGGATACCGGAACATATGAGTCATTGATTGAGGCTTCGCTTTTCATTAAGACAATTCAAGAGCGTCAGGGATTAAAGATCGGATGCATTGAAGAGGTTGCGTACCGTATGAAATTTATTTCTAGAGAACAGCTAGAAAAATTATCGCGAGGGTTTAAGACAGAATATGGATCCTATCTCAAGCGACTTGCCCAAGGAGATAAATAA
- the metF gene encoding methylenetetrahydrofolate reductase [NAD(P)H], whose amino-acid sequence MKKVTEIFKNKEKTFSFELFPPKTDQGYQNLLKTIESLADLKPDFISCTYGAGGGSRNKTLDIVEHIEKEHHIPGVAHLTCVLNTKSEIQNILGDIQKRDIQNILALRGDSPKDNPDWQPTKDNFKYAYELCDFTRKQYQDYFSIGVAGFPEGHILCPNKELDAQYLKKKIDSGADYIITQLFFDNKDYFDYVKRLRDLGIKNRVIPGILPITDYIGVSRFCKTCGTSIPKAVDEIFSPIAENKDVVLEKGIDFCVKQCQDLLEKGAPGIHFYTLNKLYPINKILSQIKENK is encoded by the coding sequence ATGAAAAAAGTAACCGAAATATTTAAAAACAAAGAAAAAACATTCTCTTTTGAGCTTTTTCCGCCAAAAACAGATCAAGGCTACCAAAATCTGCTTAAAACCATTGAATCTTTGGCAGACCTAAAGCCAGATTTTATCTCCTGCACTTATGGAGCTGGTGGTGGAAGCCGTAACAAGACTTTGGACATTGTTGAGCATATTGAAAAAGAACATCACATCCCAGGAGTTGCTCATCTAACCTGTGTTTTAAATACAAAGAGCGAAATACAAAATATCTTAGGAGACATCCAGAAGCGCGATATTCAAAATATTCTAGCCCTGCGCGGGGATTCGCCAAAAGACAATCCTGACTGGCAGCCAACAAAAGATAACTTTAAGTATGCTTATGAACTTTGCGATTTTACGCGCAAGCAATATCAAGATTATTTTTCTATCGGCGTTGCAGGCTTTCCCGAAGGGCACATTTTATGTCCCAACAAAGAACTAGATGCGCAATATCTAAAGAAGAAAATTGATTCCGGCGCCGATTACATCATCACGCAACTTTTTTTTGACAACAAAGACTATTTTGATTATGTCAAACGTCTTCGTGACTTAGGCATTAAAAATCGCGTTATTCCTGGAATTCTGCCGATTACAGACTATATCGGCGTATCGCGTTTTTGCAAAACTTGCGGAACAAGCATTCCGAAGGCCGTTGATGAAATTTTTTCTCCTATTGCAGAAAACAAAGATGTTGTTTTAGAAAAAGGCATTGATTTTTGTGTCAAACAATGCCAAGATTTACTCGAAAAAGGTGCCCCAGGAATTCATTTTTATACGCTCAACAAACTTTATCCTATTAACAAAATCCTTTCTCAAATAAAAGAAAATAAATGA
- a CDS encoding ATP-binding protein, whose translation MIEMNTKLKDLVNNLEIGIFRYSLDSRGKFVFANAAFSRMLNKKTEDVLGISFQDICENPEELTRLNTKICSQGRVENEWIGLKREDGSLIQCSIKAVLVKDDNEKDLLIDGIIEDITEHKKAREGLLQAKLAAEEASSAKSMFLANMSHEVRTPMNAVIGMLDLTLETDLTDDQKDNIETAKEAADNLLSLLNDILDISRVEAGKIVLEKVKFDLWKVTDSVGKGLSVLANKKNIQLTVNVDPKVPRMIVGDSTRLRQIIINLLNNAIKFTAKGSVELKVGVASSLEGEVELLFSVTDTGIGIPKDKQQAIFEVFTQADASTTRKFGGTGLGLAISRKLVEMMSGKIWIESEEGVGSTFFFTARFDVSDQLQTQDEKEHKKVFVQGKEPVTKAARILNILLAEDNPLNQKIAVKLLEKKGWLVEVVDNGQKAIDHIVDKNFDVILMDVQMPVLDGLEATKKIREQEKQTGKHIPILAMTARAMVEDEKKCIESGMDGYIPKPIDAVKMYSIIEQVLEKG comes from the coding sequence ATGATTGAAATGAATACGAAGCTTAAAGATCTTGTTAATAATTTAGAGATTGGTATTTTTCGTTATTCCTTAGATTCTCGAGGTAAATTTGTCTTTGCCAATGCTGCTTTTTCTCGTATGCTCAACAAGAAAACAGAAGATGTTTTAGGGATAAGTTTTCAGGATATTTGTGAGAATCCAGAGGAGCTTACGCGTTTAAACACAAAGATTTGTTCTCAGGGACGTGTTGAGAATGAATGGATTGGATTAAAGAGAGAAGATGGAAGTCTGATTCAGTGCTCGATTAAAGCGGTGCTGGTAAAAGATGACAACGAAAAAGATCTTTTGATTGATGGAATTATCGAGGATATTACAGAGCACAAAAAGGCCCGTGAAGGTCTTTTGCAGGCAAAATTGGCTGCCGAAGAAGCGAGTAGTGCAAAAAGTATGTTTTTGGCAAACATGTCTCACGAAGTCAGAACACCGATGAATGCGGTTATCGGTATGCTTGATTTGACGCTTGAAACAGATTTGACTGACGATCAAAAAGATAATATAGAAACCGCAAAAGAAGCTGCGGACAATCTTTTAAGTCTTTTAAATGATATTTTAGATATTTCTCGTGTTGAGGCAGGGAAGATTGTTCTAGAGAAGGTTAAATTTGATTTGTGGAAAGTCACCGATAGCGTTGGCAAAGGCTTGTCGGTTCTTGCCAACAAAAAAAATATTCAGCTAACGGTTAATGTTGATCCAAAGGTTCCAAGGATGATTGTTGGAGATTCGACACGTCTCCGTCAGATTATTATTAATTTGCTTAACAATGCTATAAAGTTTACAGCCAAAGGGAGCGTTGAGCTGAAAGTAGGCGTGGCAAGTTCTCTTGAAGGTGAAGTTGAATTACTTTTTTCTGTTACGGATACTGGGATTGGGATACCAAAAGATAAGCAGCAGGCGATTTTTGAAGTTTTTACTCAAGCCGATGCGTCAACAACAAGAAAATTTGGCGGAACAGGGTTGGGATTGGCTATTTCTCGTAAGTTAGTTGAAATGATGTCAGGAAAGATTTGGATTGAAAGTGAAGAAGGCGTTGGAAGCACGTTCTTTTTTACAGCACGATTTGATGTAAGTGATCAGTTACAAACGCAAGATGAAAAAGAACACAAAAAGGTTTTTGTCCAGGGCAAGGAGCCTGTAACGAAGGCAGCAAGAATTCTAAATATTTTACTTGCAGAAGACAATCCTTTAAATCAAAAGATTGCTGTTAAGCTTTTGGAAAAAAAAGGATGGCTTGTCGAGGTTGTTGATAATGGGCAAAAAGCGATTGATCATATTGTCGATAAAAATTTTGATGTTATTTTAATGGATGTTCAGATGCCTGTTTTAGATGGGCTGGAGGCAACAAAAAAAATCCGTGAACAAGAAAAACAAACCGGCAAGCATATCCCGATTTTGGCCATGACAGCGCGCGCCATGGTTGAAGATGAAAAAAAATGTATAGAATCTGGTATGGATGGATATATTCCAAAGCCAATCGATGCAGTTAAAATGTATTCGATCATCGAACAAGTTTTAGAAAAAGGATAA
- the rfbC gene encoding dTDP-4-dehydrorhamnose 3,5-epimerase, with the protein MPFIFKKLEIPEVILVEPEIFGDSRGFFVELYKKTDFSKQGIDAPIAQVSYSRSTKNVLRGLHYQKNPFAQSKLVRAVKGEIFDVAVDIRKGSPTFGQWVAAYLDSKKMNMLYIPEGFAHGFLTLSTEAEVEYCCSKEYCPESEAGIIYNDPAINIAWPEASPKLSNKDLTYPYFEEAENNFVFEK; encoded by the coding sequence ATGCCATTTATTTTTAAGAAATTAGAAATTCCAGAGGTTATTCTTGTTGAGCCAGAAATATTTGGTGATTCTCGAGGGTTTTTTGTCGAGCTTTATAAAAAAACAGATTTCTCAAAACAAGGCATTGATGCCCCGATTGCTCAAGTCAGTTATTCTCGCTCAACGAAAAATGTTTTGCGAGGTCTTCATTATCAAAAAAATCCTTTTGCGCAAAGTAAGCTGGTGCGAGCCGTTAAGGGAGAAATTTTTGATGTGGCTGTTGATATTCGAAAAGGGTCGCCAACCTTTGGCCAGTGGGTCGCAGCGTACCTTGATTCTAAAAAGATGAACATGCTCTATATCCCCGAGGGTTTTGCCCATGGATTTTTGACATTGTCGACTGAGGCTGAAGTGGAATATTGTTGTTCGAAAGAATATTGTCCTGAAAGTGAAGCCGGTATTATTTATAATGATCCAGCAATAAATATCGCCTGGCCCGAGGCCAGCCCCAAATTATCAAACAAAGATTTGACATATCCGTATTTCGAAGAGGCAGAGAATAATTTTGTTTTTGAAAAATAA
- a CDS encoding tetratricopeptide repeat protein — protein MQNITLRINAFFESLTSLKVFLILLALGAVAYLQTMWYSFVHDDFVFIVGNPDIGRLDDLKEVFLRSSRFEGGSPIVNLYYRPILDIVYKIQYYLFGSYPSGYHLTNVFLHIFNSFFIFWIVRFLLKEKKIALIGATLFLLHPVQTESVCAIAGISNLLMTLFCLLGFVFYLRSGNCSTRTKRSWLYMGSILFFVLSLFTKERAIVFPLLILCYEFCRVNFKVRLRQIKEIGFRCVAFFVVLLGYFKFRSIVLGKSLPDFASNTQELWLRIASIPETLLVYFGILVFPSNLHYYRSQDILLYSVFSTLGLIAVLLLLLYVVKFFFKEERQIALFGLGWFFISLLPVLNIVPLINEYSIILTSEHFLYFSFLGFVLFLMTLLKVLQQRIFLRNFRGISYGFFIAILLIFSVLTIHQSRYWRGEIPLFKRTLQFEENLGRVRILLARAYYFDHSYDKAIIEYQRALKIMQEYMMKAAGTKAESFYLNFIKEIHFDLAHCYEGKKDFERSIEEYRQVLAIDPNDFKIYTNIGVSYFHMKDFDNAILYFNKTLEADPANIGVLNNLAFCYMEKNDLLKAKEILEEISRIDSSSELPQDRLKKMMDSQKREKK, from the coding sequence TTGCAAAATATCACTTTAAGAATAAATGCCTTTTTTGAATCTCTGACATCGCTAAAAGTATTCTTGATCTTATTAGCCTTAGGGGCTGTGGCATATCTTCAGACGATGTGGTATTCTTTTGTCCACGATGACTTTGTTTTTATTGTTGGAAATCCTGATATTGGACGGCTTGATGATTTGAAAGAAGTTTTTTTGAGATCATCAAGATTTGAAGGCGGCTCTCCAATCGTTAATTTATATTACCGACCTATCCTAGATATTGTTTATAAAATTCAATATTATCTTTTTGGATCTTATCCATCTGGATATCATTTGACAAATGTCTTTCTTCATATTTTCAATAGTTTTTTTATTTTCTGGATTGTTCGTTTTCTTTTAAAAGAAAAAAAGATTGCGTTAATTGGCGCAACCCTATTTTTGCTTCATCCAGTTCAAACAGAAAGTGTTTGCGCTATCGCTGGAATTTCTAATCTTTTAATGACTTTGTTTTGCTTGTTGGGTTTTGTTTTTTATCTGCGCAGCGGCAACTGTTCGACAAGAACAAAACGAAGTTGGCTGTATATGGGGTCTATTTTGTTTTTTGTTCTCTCGCTTTTCACAAAAGAAAGGGCGATTGTTTTTCCTTTGTTAATTTTGTGTTATGAGTTTTGTCGGGTAAATTTTAAAGTGAGATTAAGACAAATAAAAGAAATTGGATTCAGGTGTGTTGCGTTTTTTGTTGTTTTGTTAGGATATTTTAAGTTTCGAAGTATTGTTCTTGGAAAGTCTCTTCCAGATTTTGCCTCCAATACTCAAGAGCTTTGGCTAAGGATCGCATCTATTCCGGAAACACTTTTGGTTTATTTTGGGATTCTTGTTTTTCCGTCGAATTTGCATTATTACCGAAGCCAAGATATTCTTCTGTATTCTGTTTTCTCGACGCTTGGATTGATAGCAGTGCTTTTGTTGTTGCTTTATGTTGTAAAATTTTTCTTTAAAGAAGAGCGGCAAATTGCACTGTTTGGTTTGGGTTGGTTTTTTATTAGCCTTTTACCGGTTTTAAATATTGTTCCTTTGATTAATGAATATTCGATTATTCTAACTTCGGAGCATTTTTTGTATTTTTCATTTCTTGGTTTTGTTCTTTTTTTGATGACTTTGCTAAAAGTGTTGCAGCAAAGAATTTTTCTGAGAAACTTTCGTGGTATTTCTTATGGTTTTTTTATTGCAATTCTTTTGATTTTTTCTGTTTTGACAATACATCAGAGCCGTTATTGGCGAGGAGAAATTCCTCTTTTTAAAAGAACTCTTCAATTTGAAGAAAATCTTGGGCGCGTTCGTATTCTTTTGGCTCGTGCGTATTATTTTGATCATTCATATGATAAGGCGATTATAGAATACCAAAGAGCTCTTAAAATTATGCAAGAATATATGATGAAGGCCGCAGGAACAAAAGCCGAGAGTTTTTATCTTAATTTTATTAAGGAGATTCATTTTGATTTAGCGCATTGTTATGAAGGAAAAAAGGACTTTGAGCGTTCCATTGAAGAATATCGACAGGTATTAGCCATTGACCCGAATGATTTTAAGATTTATACCAATATTGGGGTTAGCTATTTTCATATGAAGGATTTTGATAATGCGATTTTATATTTTAATAAAACGCTTGAAGCTGACCCTGCTAATATAGGTGTGCTTAATAATTTAGCTTTTTGCTATATGGAAAAGAATGATTTGTTAAAAGCAAAAGAGATTTTGGAAGAAATTTCACGTATTGATTCTAGTTCTGAGTTGCCACAGGATCGTTTAAAGAAAATGATGGATTCTCAAAAGAGAGAAAAGAAGTGA
- a CDS encoding Hpt domain-containing protein, which yields MSEQIIDLDDVLGRIQGDKELLVELIEIFLDDCPQKINDIKECVERGNLDQLSEAAHSAKGAAANIGAKKLWKTFLEAEEAAKSGAIDQFEEMIVRIDQEFDELKQYFPELKEKLA from the coding sequence ATGAGCGAACAGATTATTGACCTAGATGATGTTTTAGGGCGCATTCAAGGAGACAAAGAGCTTTTAGTGGAGTTGATCGAAATTTTCTTAGATGATTGCCCTCAGAAAATAAACGATATCAAAGAATGCGTAGAGCGTGGAAATCTTGATCAATTGTCTGAAGCGGCACATTCGGCCAAAGGCGCTGCTGCTAATATTGGCGCAAAAAAACTTTGGAAAACATTTCTTGAGGCAGAAGAAGCTGCCAAATCTGGCGCAATTGATCAATTTGAAGAAATGATTGTAAGAATAGATCAAGAATTTGATGAATTAAAGCAATATTTTCCAGAGCTTAAAGAAAAATTGGCTTAA